The proteins below are encoded in one region of Brachyspira intermedia PWS/A:
- a CDS encoding DNA methyltransferase, whose amino-acid sequence MGTKEHYDLFNNKIFGYPKPEILLKRVIEISTNENDIVLDFFAGSGTTLAVAHKMNRRYIGVEQIQEHFDICVERLKKVIEGENSGISKNVNWQGGGEFITFDIASYNADWAKKIEKIKDDKELKEIFEDMKNKSLINHRLQIDYFENKSFEDDEEFLSLKLERKKKFY is encoded by the coding sequence ATAGGTACAAAGGAGCATTATGATCTATTTAATAATAAAATATTTGGATATCCAAAACCAGAAATTTTATTAAAAAGAGTTATTGAAATTTCTACTAACGAAAATGATATTGTTCTTGATTTCTTTGCTGGGTCTGGTACTACTTTAGCCGTTGCTCATAAAATGAATAGGCGATATATAGGAGTTGAGCAGATACAAGAGCATTTTGATATTTGTGTTGAAAGGCTTAAAAAAGTTATTGAAGGTGAGAATTCAGGTATTTCTAAAAATGTTAATTGGCAGGGCGGAGGAGAATTTATTACTTTTGATATTGCTTCATATAATGCTGATTGGGCTAAAAAAATTGAAAAAATAAAAGATGATAAAGAGTTAAAAGAAATATTTGAAGATATGAAAAATAAATCTTTAATTAATCATAGGCTTCAAATAGATTATTTTGAAAATAAAAGTTTTGAAGATGATGAAGAATTTTTATCTTTAAAATTGGAAAGAAAAAAGAAATTTTATTAG
- a CDS encoding site-specific DNA-methyltransferase produces MEYIHNYLKKLFKKNNNYIGKDGDLLISKIAEDARLYNSELIKFLLNDKRCQYYFLEKIDDVTIFKSEDFRMCINDARFLGNSFTKYGNKIGLITDKSIVKIMNEDYVVLSYPYKDCTLDGGMTKTEAKRTNRKETMINNILFKDDIHKLKSPKAFKNFKKYSFENEKLKEETPEAIKGNENLIINGNNFAALCSLKAKFAGKIKLIYIDPPYNTGSDTFSYNDNFNHSAWLVFMKDRLQLARELLSDDGAIFVQCDDNEQAYLKVLMDEIFGRDNFISNFIRKTGQAARIDAKYIAKQHDYLLLYSKNIDYILINKEIADNMDSYIYEDEFVYTRGKYKLNKLDRGSIRYSDSLDYPIKAPDGTLIYAGGVKEYNGWCWRWSKDKLDWGIENNFIVFKKIIMEYGLFILNNINL; encoded by the coding sequence ATGGAATATATACATAATTATTTAAAAAAGTTATTTAAGAAAAATAATAACTATATAGGAAAAGATGGGGATTTGTTAATATCAAAAATAGCTGAAGATGCAAGACTTTATAATTCAGAATTAATAAAATTTCTGCTTAATGATAAAAGATGCCAATATTATTTTTTAGAAAAAATAGATGATGTAACTATTTTCAAATCAGAAGATTTCAGAATGTGTATAAATGATGCAAGATTTTTAGGAAATAGTTTTACAAAATACGGAAATAAAATAGGTTTGATAACTGATAAAAGTATTGTCAAAATAATGAATGAAGATTATGTGGTATTAAGTTATCCTTATAAAGACTGCACTCTTGACGGAGGAATGACAAAAACAGAGGCAAAAAGAACAAACAGAAAAGAAACGATGATAAATAATATTCTTTTCAAAGATGATATACATAAATTAAAAAGCCCTAAAGCATTTAAAAATTTTAAAAAATATAGTTTTGAAAATGAAAAATTAAAAGAGGAAACACCTGAAGCTATAAAAGGTAATGAAAATTTAATTATTAATGGTAATAACTTTGCAGCTTTATGCAGTTTGAAAGCAAAATTTGCTGGTAAAATAAAATTAATATATATAGACCCTCCATACAATACTGGAAGCGATACATTTTCTTATAATGATAATTTTAATCATAGTGCTTGGCTTGTATTTATGAAAGACAGACTGCAATTAGCCAGAGAATTATTGTCTGATGACGGAGCAATCTTTGTACAATGCGATGATAACGAGCAGGCATACCTAAAAGTTTTAATGGACGAAATTTTCGGAAGAGATAATTTTATATCTAATTTTATTAGAAAAACAGGTCAAGCTGCTAGAATTGATGCTAAATATATTGCTAAACAACATGATTATTTATTATTATATTCTAAAAATATTGACTATATTTTAATAAATAAAGAAATTGCAGATAATATGGATTCATATATATATGAAGATGAATTTGTATATACAAGAGGTAAATATAAATTAAATAAATTAGATAGAGGAAGTATAAGATATTCTGATTCTTTAGATTATCCAATTAAAGCACCAGATGGAACTTTAATATATGCTGGTGGAGTAAAAGAATATAATGGTTGGTGTTGGAGATGGAGCAAAGATAAATTGGATTGGGGTATAGAGAATAATTTTATAGTTTTCAAAAAAATAATAATGGAATATGGTCTGTTTATTTTAAACAATATCAATTTGTAG